The following coding sequences lie in one Paracidovorax avenae genomic window:
- a CDS encoding tripartite tricarboxylate transporter permease — MDIFNALLQGFATAATPANLLWALVGCALGTAVGVLPGIGPAVAVAMLLPITAKVEVTASMIFFAGIYYGAMYGGSTTSILLNTPGETASMVTAMEGNKMAKSGRAGAALATAAIGSFVAGTIATVVVTLFAPSVAEFAVKLGPPEYFMLMVLAFTTVSAVLGQSTVRGLTALFLGLALGCVGMDQISGAARYTLGQPELLDGIDIVLVAVGLFAVAEVLYAAMYEGRQVDTRNPMGRVHMTARDWKRSVPAWLRGTLLGTPFGCIPAGGTEIPTFLSYATEKKLARGADREEFGSKGAIEGVAGPEAANNATVTAALIPLLTLGIPTSNTTAVLLGAFQNYGINPGPQLFTSSAALVWALIASLYIGNVMLLVLNLPMVGLWVKLLKIPKPQLYAGILIFATVGAYGMRQSAFDLFLLYGIGLLGVMMRRFDFPTAPVVVGMILGPLAEAQMRNAISIGEGSWSVFVTRPMSLTLIVIVVAVLVLPRLLRGWAARRLRVATP, encoded by the coding sequence CGCCCGCCAACCTGCTGTGGGCCCTGGTGGGCTGCGCGCTCGGCACGGCCGTGGGCGTGCTGCCCGGCATCGGGCCCGCCGTGGCCGTGGCGATGCTGCTGCCCATCACGGCCAAGGTGGAGGTGACGGCCTCCATGATCTTCTTCGCCGGCATCTACTACGGCGCCATGTACGGTGGATCGACCACCTCCATCCTGCTGAACACGCCCGGTGAAACGGCCAGCATGGTCACCGCGATGGAGGGCAACAAGATGGCCAAGAGCGGGCGCGCGGGCGCGGCCCTGGCCACGGCGGCCATCGGCTCGTTCGTCGCCGGCACCATCGCCACCGTGGTGGTGACGCTGTTCGCGCCCTCCGTCGCCGAGTTCGCGGTCAAGTTGGGGCCGCCCGAATACTTCATGCTGATGGTGCTGGCCTTCACCACGGTGAGCGCGGTGCTCGGCCAGAGCACGGTGCGCGGCCTCACCGCGCTGTTCCTCGGCCTCGCGCTGGGCTGCGTGGGCATGGACCAGATCTCCGGCGCGGCGCGCTACACGCTGGGCCAGCCCGAACTGCTGGACGGCATCGACATCGTGCTGGTGGCCGTGGGCCTGTTCGCGGTGGCCGAGGTGCTGTATGCCGCCATGTACGAGGGCCGGCAGGTGGACACCCGCAACCCCATGGGCCGGGTCCACATGACGGCGCGCGACTGGAAGCGCTCCGTGCCCGCGTGGCTGCGCGGCACGCTGCTGGGCACGCCGTTCGGCTGCATTCCCGCCGGCGGCACCGAGATCCCGACCTTCCTCAGCTATGCGACCGAGAAGAAGCTGGCCAGGGGCGCGGACCGCGAGGAGTTCGGCAGCAAGGGCGCCATCGAAGGCGTGGCCGGCCCCGAAGCCGCCAACAACGCCACCGTCACCGCCGCGCTCATCCCGCTGCTCACGCTGGGCATCCCGACCTCCAACACCACGGCGGTGCTGCTGGGCGCATTCCAGAACTACGGCATCAACCCCGGCCCGCAGCTGTTCACCAGCTCGGCCGCACTGGTCTGGGCGCTGATCGCATCCCTCTACATCGGCAACGTGATGCTGCTGGTGCTCAACCTGCCCATGGTGGGCCTGTGGGTGAAGCTGCTCAAGATCCCGAAGCCGCAGCTCTACGCGGGCATCCTGATCTTCGCCACGGTGGGCGCCTACGGCATGCGCCAGAGCGCGTTCGACCTGTTCCTGCTCTACGGCATCGGCCTGCTGGGCGTGATGATGCGCCGCTTCGACTTCCCCACCGCGCCCGTGGTGGTCGGCATGATCCTCGGGCCGCTGGCCGAGGCGCAGATGCGCAATGCGATCTCGATCGGCGAGGGCAGTTGGTCGGTGTTCGTGACGCGGCCGATGTCGCTCACGCTCATCGTGATCGTCGTGGCCGTGCTGGTGCTGCCCCGCCTGCTGCGCGGCTGGGCCGCCCGGCGGTTGCGTGTGGCAACCCCCTGA
- a CDS encoding PepSY-associated TM helix domain-containing protein → MTPKALKTWSWLHKWSSLVCTVFMLLLCLTGLPLIFHHEIGHLLGTEVEAPPMPGETRRVSLDRVLEVARAQHPDRIVQFASQDADDPNVWFVTLTHTPAPTTDFRSVAVDGRTGAILAQPRFDQGFMYVMYKLHVDLFAGLPGKLFLGFMGLLLLVAIVSGVVLYAPFMRKLDFGTVREQRSTRVKWLDLHNLLGIVTLVWAFVVGGTGMINTWADLVIKYWQHDQLSSLLAPYAGQPVTPQAERGSLQQSLDAALERAPGMRLSFIAFPGTAFSSPHHNTFFLRGNEPLTSRLYQPVLVDARMAQVTAAPELPWYLTALLISQPLHFGDYAGMPMQILWALLDIATIIVLGSGLYLWLKKGSGATQKDTASRRQRDGAPEGAPLEPSAARTAGN, encoded by the coding sequence CGGCCACTTGCTGGGCACGGAGGTCGAGGCACCGCCGATGCCCGGGGAAACGCGCCGGGTCAGCCTGGACCGGGTGCTGGAGGTGGCACGCGCGCAGCATCCGGACCGCATCGTGCAGTTCGCGTCGCAGGACGCGGACGACCCCAACGTGTGGTTCGTCACGCTCACGCACACGCCCGCTCCGACCACCGACTTCCGCTCGGTGGCGGTGGACGGCCGCACCGGCGCCATCCTCGCGCAGCCGCGCTTCGACCAGGGTTTCATGTACGTCATGTACAAGCTGCACGTGGACCTGTTCGCGGGGCTGCCGGGCAAGCTCTTCCTGGGCTTCATGGGGCTGCTGCTGCTCGTGGCCATCGTCTCGGGCGTGGTGCTGTACGCGCCCTTCATGCGCAAGCTGGACTTCGGCACGGTGCGCGAGCAGCGTTCCACCCGCGTGAAATGGCTGGACCTGCACAACCTGCTGGGCATCGTCACCCTGGTGTGGGCCTTCGTGGTGGGCGGCACCGGCATGATCAATACCTGGGCCGACCTGGTCATCAAGTACTGGCAGCACGACCAGCTTTCGTCGCTGCTGGCGCCCTATGCGGGCCAGCCCGTCACCCCGCAGGCCGAACGCGGCTCGCTGCAGCAATCGCTGGACGCGGCGCTGGAGCGCGCCCCGGGCATGCGCCTGTCGTTCATCGCCTTCCCGGGCACCGCGTTCTCCAGCCCGCACCACAACACCTTCTTCCTGCGCGGCAACGAACCGCTCACGTCTCGGCTCTACCAGCCCGTGCTGGTGGACGCGCGCATGGCGCAGGTCACGGCTGCGCCGGAGTTGCCCTGGTACCTGACCGCCCTGCTCATCTCCCAGCCGCTGCACTTCGGCGACTATGCCGGCATGCCGATGCAGATCCTCTGGGCGCTGCTCGACATCGCCACCATCATCGTGCTCGGCAGCGGGCTCTACCTGTGGCTGAAGAAGGGTTCGGGCGCCACGCAGAAGGACACGGCCTCCCGCCGCCAGCGCGACGGGGCGCCCGAAGGCGCCCCGCTGGAGCCGTCCGCGGCGCGCACCGCGGGGAACTGA